In Bacillus sp. NP247, one DNA window encodes the following:
- a CDS encoding M23 family metallopeptidase has product MKNRRVEEIKKRIAKRKAEQERMEEERYFAGGDFDSETVFIEEGEKEIHPLFRKEVFLFKVLLSAILVLSVAILFKNAPSSFDGTRAVTEKVMQEEFQFATISKWYEKQFGKPLVFFSPNEKKEEAIQQKDYAIPASGKVMQGFQKNGQGVFVQTATNATVESVNEGIVVFAGKKEELGNTVQIQHADGTESWYGNLNDMSVKLYDYVSKKQKIGTVNSDENNKNGKFYFAMKKNKKFIDPIQVISFD; this is encoded by the coding sequence ATGAAGAATAGACGTGTGGAAGAAATTAAAAAGCGGATTGCGAAAAGGAAAGCAGAGCAAGAAAGGATGGAGGAAGAGCGGTATTTTGCGGGAGGAGATTTTGATAGCGAAACGGTCTTTATTGAAGAGGGGGAGAAGGAAATTCATCCTCTATTTCGAAAAGAAGTTTTTCTCTTCAAAGTTTTGCTATCAGCAATATTAGTTCTTTCGGTTGCTATTTTATTTAAGAACGCACCTTCTTCTTTTGATGGTACTAGAGCTGTGACAGAAAAAGTTATGCAAGAAGAATTTCAATTTGCTACTATATCGAAATGGTATGAAAAACAGTTTGGAAAACCTCTCGTGTTCTTTTCTCCAAATGAGAAAAAAGAAGAGGCTATTCAGCAAAAAGATTATGCGATTCCTGCCTCTGGAAAGGTGATGCAAGGATTTCAAAAAAATGGTCAAGGTGTATTTGTTCAAACGGCTACAAATGCAACGGTGGAGTCAGTAAATGAAGGTATAGTTGTTTTTGCGGGCAAGAAAGAGGAACTTGGAAATACAGTTCAAATTCAGCATGCTGATGGTACGGAATCTTGGTACGGAAATTTAAACGATATGTCAGTGAAGTTATATGATTATGTTTCGAAAAAACAAAAAATCGGAACGGTGAATAGTGACGAAAATAATAAAAACGGTAAATTTTATTTTGCGATGAAAAAGAATAAAAAATTTATTGATCCTATTCAGGTGATTTCATTTGATTAA
- a CDS encoding sporulation initiation phosphotransferase B, giving the protein MNEKWTIIDALSHSRHDWLNRLQMVKGNLSLGKVEEIHRLIDRFVQEARQESNLMGLSMPLFSEWILTYNWKQQPCLLEYEVLGKLHNLSHLDETVCTWTNQFFLMLQHSLDVYVENYVCITIECDAENARFFFDFRGKLTNVEELQTWLANQNNKWYSISYTVRDEEVSVILQLIEKSVVK; this is encoded by the coding sequence ATGAATGAAAAATGGACAATTATAGATGCTTTGAGCCACTCAAGACATGATTGGCTCAATCGTTTGCAGATGGTTAAAGGAAATCTTTCCCTTGGAAAAGTGGAAGAGATTCATAGGCTCATCGATCGTTTTGTCCAAGAAGCGAGACAAGAATCCAATCTGATGGGGCTATCAATGCCTTTATTTTCAGAGTGGATTTTAACATATAATTGGAAACAGCAACCGTGCTTATTGGAGTACGAAGTATTAGGGAAATTACATAACTTATCTCATCTAGATGAGACTGTATGTACATGGACGAATCAGTTTTTCTTAATGCTTCAGCATAGTTTAGACGTATATGTTGAAAATTATGTTTGTATCACAATTGAATGTGACGCGGAGAATGCTCGTTTCTTTTTTGATTTTCGTGGAAAGCTAACGAATGTAGAAGAACTACAAACGTGGCTTGCGAACCAAAACAATAAATGGTATTCCATTTCTTATACAGTACGAGACGAAGAAGTCTCAGTTATATTACAACTAATCGAAAAAAGTGTGGTGAAATAA
- a CDS encoding Rne/Rng family ribonuclease, with the protein MKTLYINYTGSEKRVAIEEKQKVVELLWKRNEEQEIVGHIYVGRIVRTIAGMNAAFVNIGLEKHAYLSYDDVPSSYRIHEGQAILVQVVKEAIDTKGPKLTAKIEFTGKYVVYMPYDDMRAVSRKIKNNKRRQQLLEIEVEGAGGYIFRSASEKGEIEEIQAEMQELQQSYEELKRKEGQGKAPLLLHQPATFLDRVFQENPIETIEKVVVDTRSIVKELEEKVGEERVSFYNEKSSMFNYFGIDREIEKALQKIVWLPNGAYLIVEQMETMTVIDVNTGKFTGKQNLQDTVFRTNEIAAEEIARQLRLRDIGGMILIDFINMKRREDKEKVRERLIAAMQDDRTYTRVLGFTELGILEMTRKRKKHSLRDVLLEECVPCKATGYVMSYETIAYELERELITYGNIEDEAVLIAAPKVLQKHFSQKELQKNIPFEIYFKDDIIEKYAIIRFGSKKEIVERKK; encoded by the coding sequence TTGAAGACGTTATATATTAATTACACTGGTTCGGAAAAGCGTGTTGCGATAGAAGAGAAGCAAAAAGTTGTCGAGCTTTTATGGAAACGGAATGAAGAGCAGGAGATTGTCGGGCATATTTATGTTGGGCGTATCGTAAGAACAATTGCTGGAATGAACGCAGCCTTTGTAAATATCGGATTAGAAAAACATGCATATCTTTCGTATGATGATGTACCATCTTCATATCGCATACATGAAGGACAGGCGATACTTGTACAAGTTGTTAAAGAGGCAATTGATACGAAAGGGCCAAAATTAACAGCGAAGATAGAATTTACTGGGAAGTATGTCGTTTACATGCCGTATGATGACATGCGCGCGGTTTCTCGGAAAATAAAAAATAATAAAAGAAGACAACAGTTACTCGAAATTGAAGTAGAAGGAGCGGGTGGATACATTTTTCGTTCTGCTTCTGAAAAAGGAGAAATTGAAGAAATACAAGCCGAAATGCAAGAGTTGCAGCAGTCATATGAAGAGTTAAAAAGAAAAGAAGGTCAAGGGAAGGCGCCCTTACTACTTCATCAACCAGCGACGTTTTTAGATCGTGTATTTCAGGAGAACCCAATTGAAACGATTGAAAAAGTAGTTGTAGATACGAGAAGTATAGTAAAAGAATTAGAAGAAAAAGTAGGGGAAGAAAGAGTATCCTTTTATAATGAAAAATCTTCGATGTTTAACTATTTTGGAATAGATCGTGAGATCGAGAAAGCACTTCAAAAAATTGTGTGGCTACCAAATGGTGCCTATCTAATTGTAGAACAAATGGAGACGATGACTGTAATTGATGTGAATACAGGTAAATTTACTGGAAAACAAAATTTACAAGATACCGTATTTCGCACAAATGAAATAGCTGCTGAAGAGATTGCTCGTCAATTAAGACTTCGTGATATTGGAGGGATGATATTAATTGATTTTATTAATATGAAAAGACGGGAAGATAAAGAGAAGGTAAGAGAACGCCTCATAGCTGCTATGCAAGATGATCGCACATATACAAGAGTGCTTGGGTTTACAGAGTTAGGTATTTTAGAGATGACGCGAAAACGTAAGAAACATTCGTTACGTGACGTATTATTAGAAGAATGTGTACCTTGTAAAGCGACGGGGTATGTTATGTCTTATGAAACAATTGCATATGAGCTAGAGAGAGAGTTAATTACATATGGCAATATAGAAGATGAAGCAGTATTAATCGCTGCACCAAAAGTTTTGCAAAAACATTTTTCACAAAAAGAATTACAAAAAAATATTCCATTTGAAATTTATTTCAAAGATGATATTATCGAAAAGTACGCTATTATCCGTTTTGGAAGTAAGAAAGAAATTGTAGAACGGAAAAAATAG
- the obgE gene encoding GTPase ObgE: MFVDQVKIYVKGGDGGNGMVAYRREKYVPKGGPAGGDGGKGADVVFVVEEGLRTLMDFRYQRHFKADRGQHGMSKGQHGRKSEDLIVKVPPGTIVKDEKTGEILADLVTHEQTAVIARGGRGGRGNSRFATATNPAPEIAENGEPGQERDVTLELKVLADVGLVGFPSVGKSTLLSVVSSARPKIAEYHFTTIVPNLGVVETGDNRSFVMADLPGLIEGAHSGVGLGHQFLRHIERTRVIVHVIDMSGLEGREPYEDYVTINNELKEYNMRLTERPQVVVANKMDMPDAEENLQAFKEKLGDEVKIFPISAVTKQGVRDLLFEVANLLETTPEFPMYDDVEESEASVMYKFESESNFEITRESDGTFVISGYDIEKTFKMTDFSRDESVRRFARQMRGMGIDEALRARGATDGDIVKILEYQFEFID; encoded by the coding sequence ATGTTTGTAGATCAGGTCAAGATATATGTAAAAGGCGGCGACGGTGGTAACGGAATGGTTGCGTATCGTCGTGAGAAGTATGTACCTAAAGGTGGCCCAGCAGGTGGCGACGGTGGTAAAGGTGCAGATGTTGTTTTTGTTGTTGAGGAAGGCTTACGTACATTAATGGACTTCCGCTACCAACGTCATTTTAAAGCTGATCGCGGTCAGCACGGAATGAGTAAAGGTCAGCACGGCCGTAAATCTGAAGATTTAATCGTAAAGGTTCCACCAGGAACAATAGTAAAAGATGAAAAAACAGGTGAAATTCTTGCCGATTTAGTAACGCATGAACAAACAGCTGTAATCGCAAGAGGTGGCCGTGGTGGTCGTGGTAACTCACGTTTCGCAACAGCGACGAACCCGGCGCCAGAAATCGCTGAGAACGGGGAACCAGGTCAAGAACGTGATGTCACGCTAGAACTTAAAGTGCTAGCAGATGTTGGACTTGTTGGATTCCCAAGTGTAGGTAAATCTACATTATTATCTGTTGTATCATCAGCGCGTCCGAAAATTGCAGAATATCACTTTACAACAATCGTTCCGAATCTTGGTGTTGTTGAAACTGGTGATAACCGCAGCTTCGTTATGGCTGACCTTCCTGGACTAATTGAGGGGGCACACTCCGGCGTTGGACTTGGACACCAATTCTTACGTCATATCGAACGTACACGTGTAATTGTGCACGTTATCGATATGTCTGGTTTAGAAGGACGTGAGCCATATGAAGATTATGTCACAATCAATAATGAACTAAAAGAATACAATATGCGTTTAACTGAGCGTCCACAAGTTGTTGTTGCAAACAAAATGGATATGCCAGATGCAGAAGAAAACTTACAAGCATTTAAAGAGAAATTGGGAGACGAAGTAAAAATTTTCCCAATCTCAGCTGTAACGAAACAAGGTGTTCGTGACTTACTATTTGAAGTAGCGAACTTATTAGAAACAACACCAGAATTCCCAATGTACGATGATGTAGAAGAATCAGAAGCAAGTGTAATGTACAAATTTGAATCTGAATCTAATTTTGAAATTACACGCGAAAGTGATGGTACATTTGTTATTTCTGGTTATGACATTGAGAAAACATTCAAGATGACAGACTTCTCACGTGATGAATCTGTACGCCGATTTGCTCGTCAAATGCGTGGAATGGGTATTGATGAAGCCCTTCGTGCACGTGGTGCAACAGACGGAGATATTGTAAAAATTCTTGAATATCAATTTGAATTTATCGATTAA
- a CDS encoding M50 family metallopeptidase: protein MIKYRDIFTKISVHPLFWVIIVIGIFTARFKELLLLFCIVLIHELGHAFAAAYYNWRIKQIQLLPFGGVVEMEEHGNKSLKEELIVVMAGPIQHIWMIAVAYILYQSGWVTDDLYHFFVWNNVIILGFNLLPIWPLDGGKVLFNVLSYRFPYLQAHEKMMKLSCVFFSVILGWQLLWNSNNIMMWVLLVFLAISLYQEWKQRRYAFMRFLLERYYGNKRDIEKIAPIEVKTEDHLYTIFTKFRRGYKHSIIVHGKYKEHYTLDENELLYAYFAEKRTTSSVEELIG from the coding sequence TTGATTAAATATAGGGATATTTTCACGAAAATTTCCGTGCATCCGTTGTTTTGGGTTATTATTGTCATTGGTATTTTTACGGCGCGTTTCAAAGAGTTACTATTGTTATTTTGTATCGTTCTCATTCATGAACTTGGGCATGCTTTTGCCGCAGCGTATTATAATTGGCGTATTAAACAAATTCAGCTTTTGCCGTTTGGTGGCGTAGTTGAGATGGAGGAACATGGGAATAAATCATTAAAAGAAGAATTAATTGTCGTTATGGCGGGGCCAATTCAGCATATATGGATGATTGCGGTCGCTTATATTTTGTATCAATCAGGCTGGGTAACTGATGATTTGTACCATTTCTTTGTGTGGAATAATGTCATTATTTTAGGGTTTAATTTATTACCTATTTGGCCACTTGATGGCGGAAAAGTATTATTTAATGTATTATCATATCGTTTTCCCTATTTACAAGCACATGAAAAGATGATGAAATTGTCATGTGTTTTTTTTAGTGTAATATTAGGATGGCAGTTACTTTGGAATAGTAATAACATTATGATGTGGGTATTACTCGTTTTTCTAGCGATTTCTTTATATCAAGAATGGAAACAAAGACGGTACGCATTTATGCGTTTTTTATTAGAACGTTATTATGGGAATAAAAGAGATATTGAAAAAATAGCACCTATTGAGGTGAAAACGGAAGATCATTTATATACGATTTTCACAAAATTTCGCAGAGGATATAAACACTCTATTATCGTCCATGGAAAATATAAAGAGCATTACACATTGGACGAAAATGAATTGTTGTATGCGTATTTTGCTGAAAAACGAACAACCTCATCTGTTGAAGAATTAATTGGTTAG
- a CDS encoding response regulator transcription factor yields MYKILIVEDDEKIAEILEEHLERYGYQSFRVSDLRHIKDEFVKVSPHLVLLDINLPYFDGFYWCRQIRIVSNAPIIFVSARTGEMDQVMAIENGGDDYITKPFHLDIVMAKVKSALRRGYGEYALAAESDCLGVNGLLLFPSQHTVEWKGQQTELTKNEFYLLECLMKQANQYVTREELLEALWDEVAFVDDNTLTVNVKRVRKKLEELGIKNAIVTKRGYGYALLTEWGEGHEG; encoded by the coding sequence ATGTATAAAATATTAATTGTAGAAGATGATGAAAAAATTGCAGAGATATTAGAGGAGCATTTAGAAAGGTATGGATATCAATCTTTTAGAGTAAGCGACTTACGGCATATAAAAGATGAGTTTGTAAAAGTAAGTCCTCATCTTGTGTTACTTGATATTAATTTACCATACTTTGATGGCTTCTACTGGTGCCGTCAAATCCGCATTGTATCGAATGCGCCAATTATTTTCGTTTCTGCAAGGACAGGGGAAATGGATCAAGTGATGGCGATTGAGAATGGCGGGGATGATTATATTACAAAGCCGTTCCATTTAGATATCGTAATGGCAAAGGTGAAGAGTGCACTTCGCCGCGGATATGGTGAGTATGCTTTGGCCGCGGAAAGTGATTGTTTAGGTGTTAATGGATTGTTATTATTTCCATCACAGCACACAGTAGAATGGAAAGGGCAACAAACTGAACTTACAAAAAATGAATTTTATTTATTAGAATGTTTAATGAAACAAGCGAACCAATATGTAACACGTGAAGAGCTGTTAGAGGCTTTATGGGATGAAGTAGCTTTTGTTGATGATAATACATTAACTGTGAATGTAAAGCGTGTAAGGAAGAAACTTGAGGAGTTAGGCATTAAAAATGCAATTGTCACAAAGCGTGGGTACGGTTATGCTCTTCTTACTGAGTGGGGCGAAGGGCATGAAGGTTAA
- the rplU gene encoding 50S ribosomal protein L21 yields the protein MYAIIETGGKQIKVEAGQAIYIEKLDVEAGETVTFDKVLFVGGENVKVGSPVVEGATVTAKVEKQGRAKKIIVFKYKAKKNNRKKQGHRQPYTKLVVEAINA from the coding sequence ATGTACGCAATTATCGAAACAGGTGGAAAACAAATTAAAGTTGAAGCTGGTCAAGCAATCTACATTGAAAAATTAGATGTTGAAGCTGGTGAAACTGTTACTTTTGACAAAGTTCTTTTCGTTGGTGGCGAAAACGTGAAAGTTGGTAGCCCAGTTGTAGAAGGTGCAACAGTTACTGCGAAAGTTGAAAAACAAGGTCGCGCTAAGAAAATCATCGTTTTCAAATACAAAGCGAAAAAGAACAATCGTAAGAAACAAGGTCATCGTCAACCTTACACTAAGCTAGTAGTTGAAGCTATCAACGCTTAA
- a CDS encoding HAMP domain-containing histidine kinase codes for MKVKSYLIDRFSLILSYIISLCLFGLVLQLQSLLEKRSLDWSTWLYGLLLGTVVFSVYLIYDYRKRSVFLKRIEQYIAGGHTLHDSLLIDTSYTSEQELVVEAFTLLRQQYMNEVHKQHAKEQQQMIFMNQWIHQMKTPVSVIELLLQKYGKEHREARGTIESIREENNRILNGLDLALHMARLDQFSKDYKVEVVNVIEVIRDIINENRKSFIQSSVFPKMMFEEETCMIASDRKWLSIAMSQIVVNAIKYTKISEAGKKEIQFQIEEKDQKVLLHIKDNGIGIPEQDVKRIFDPFFTGVNGRKTREATGMGLYITKEICDNLHHRMYVQSAEGEGTTFTFQFAKDEEYHTLMRKMTKL; via the coding sequence ATGAAGGTTAAAAGCTACCTCATAGACCGTTTTTCCTTAATCCTTTCTTACATTATAAGCCTTTGTTTGTTTGGGCTCGTATTGCAGTTGCAAAGTCTTTTAGAAAAGCGTTCGCTGGACTGGAGTACATGGCTATACGGCCTTTTATTAGGGACAGTTGTGTTTAGTGTATACCTTATTTACGATTACCGAAAACGGAGTGTGTTTTTAAAGAGAATAGAACAGTATATTGCCGGTGGACATACATTACATGACTCTTTACTTATCGATACTTCTTATACGTCAGAGCAAGAACTGGTTGTTGAAGCGTTTACGCTATTAAGGCAGCAATATATGAATGAGGTTCATAAGCAGCATGCAAAAGAGCAACAGCAAATGATTTTTATGAATCAATGGATCCATCAAATGAAAACACCAGTATCCGTTATTGAATTATTGTTACAGAAATATGGTAAGGAACACCGTGAAGCAAGGGGAACGATTGAAAGTATTCGTGAAGAAAATAACCGTATTTTAAATGGGTTAGATTTAGCGTTACATATGGCAAGGTTAGATCAGTTTTCGAAAGATTATAAAGTAGAAGTAGTAAATGTTATAGAGGTCATTCGAGATATTATTAATGAAAATCGAAAGTCGTTCATTCAATCTTCTGTATTTCCGAAAATGATGTTTGAAGAAGAGACTTGTATGATTGCGTCTGATAGAAAGTGGCTTAGTATCGCTATGAGCCAAATTGTTGTGAATGCAATTAAGTATACAAAAATTTCAGAAGCAGGGAAAAAAGAAATTCAATTTCAAATTGAAGAGAAAGATCAAAAGGTGCTATTACATATTAAGGACAATGGAATCGGTATTCCAGAGCAAGATGTAAAGCGTATATTTGACCCATTCTTTACGGGGGTAAACGGCCGTAAAACGAGGGAAGCGACTGGAATGGGCTTATATATTACGAAAGAAATTTGCGATAATTTACATCATAGAATGTATGTTCAATCGGCTGAAGGAGAAGGGACAACTTTTACGTTCCAATTTGCAAAAGATGAAGAATATCATACATTAATGAGAAAAATGACAAAACTGTAA
- a CDS encoding ribosomal-processing cysteine protease Prp: MIKITISRTKLGSIQSFKMTGHANYAPHGQDLVCAGTTAVVFGSINAVEELCKVQATIELGSDGGFLTYELPNDLDVHAAEKAQILLEGLVVSLKTIELDYGKYIRLIEKVQEV; this comes from the coding sequence ATGATTAAGATTACGATAAGTCGCACGAAACTAGGAAGTATCCAATCATTTAAAATGACTGGACATGCCAATTATGCGCCACATGGACAAGACCTTGTCTGTGCTGGAACTACAGCGGTCGTGTTTGGTTCTATAAATGCAGTGGAAGAACTTTGTAAAGTGCAGGCAACTATTGAACTTGGAAGTGATGGTGGATTCTTAACGTATGAATTGCCTAATGATTTAGACGTTCATGCAGCAGAAAAAGCACAGATACTTTTAGAAGGATTGGTTGTTTCGCTTAAGACGATTGAACTTGATTACGGAAAGTATATCCGTTTAATAGAAAAAGTGCAGGAGGTGTAA
- the rpmA gene encoding 50S ribosomal protein L27 produces the protein MLRLDLQFFASKKGVGSTKNGRDSQSKRLGAKRADGQTVSGGSILYRQRGTKIYPGVNVGRGGDDTLYAKVDGVVRFERLGRDRKQVSVYPVAQEA, from the coding sequence ATGTTAAGATTAGATCTTCAGTTTTTCGCATCTAAGAAAGGTGTAGGTAGTACAAAGAACGGTCGTGACTCTCAGTCAAAACGTCTTGGTGCTAAACGCGCAGATGGTCAAACGGTTTCAGGTGGTTCAATTCTTTACCGTCAACGCGGTACAAAAATTTATCCAGGTGTTAACGTTGGTCGTGGTGGCGATGACACTTTATACGCGAAAGTTGACGGCGTAGTACGCTTTGAGCGTCTTGGTCGTGACCGCAAACAAGTGAGCGTATATCCTGTTGCTCAAGAAGCATAA
- a CDS encoding ABC transporter ATP-binding protein has protein sequence MSVLEVKGLTKVYQSKGSVATTALNDINFKIEEGEFVGIMGPSGSGKTTLLNLLATIDKQTSGHVLVNGEEINQMRAAKLAEFRRTHLGFIFQDFNLLDTLSIKENIILPLVMAKKSVKEIDAKVLEIAKFLNIEEILNKKVYEVSGGQQQRAAAARAIIHEPTLILADEPTGNLDSKSAKSLMGALQDLHEQKKVTIAMVTHDPVAASYCERILFIRDGEIFSEIHKGRTKQAFFQEILDVLAMLGGEYHELSPARA, from the coding sequence ATGAGTGTTCTTGAGGTAAAGGGATTAACGAAGGTATATCAATCAAAAGGTTCAGTAGCGACGACTGCTTTAAACGATATAAATTTTAAAATTGAAGAAGGCGAATTTGTAGGGATTATGGGTCCTTCAGGGAGCGGTAAAACAACGCTTTTAAATTTATTAGCGACAATTGATAAGCAAACTTCAGGTCATGTGCTTGTAAATGGTGAAGAAATTAATCAAATGCGTGCTGCAAAATTGGCGGAATTTCGCCGTACACATTTAGGATTCATTTTCCAAGATTTCAACTTACTTGATACGTTATCCATTAAAGAAAATATTATTTTGCCGCTTGTAATGGCGAAGAAGTCTGTAAAAGAAATTGATGCGAAAGTGCTGGAAATTGCGAAGTTTTTAAACATCGAAGAAATTTTAAATAAAAAAGTATACGAAGTATCGGGAGGACAACAACAACGTGCAGCAGCAGCGAGAGCGATCATTCATGAGCCGACGTTAATTTTAGCAGATGAACCAACTGGAAACTTAGATTCTAAGTCAGCTAAATCATTAATGGGAGCACTTCAAGATTTACATGAGCAAAAGAAAGTAACGATTGCAATGGTAACGCATGATCCGGTAGCAGCTAGTTATTGTGAACGTATCCTCTTCATACGTGATGGAGAGATCTTCTCAGAAATACATAAAGGAAGAACGAAACAAGCCTTTTTCCAAGAAATTTTGGACGTACTTGCGATGCTAGGGGGGGAATATCATGAACTTTCGCCAGCTCGCGCTTAA
- a CDS encoding ABC transporter permease — MNFRQLALNNVKGNWRNYKAFLISSCLSIVVFFMYASFIYHPDVVSGNISMKTMITKGLESMNYIVVIFSALFILYANSTFLRARKKEFGLLTLIGGTKSQLGRMIILEQLMLGSIAIVVGIGIGMLCSKLFFQALSVLLKIDKTLPLVWNGKAVLITAGIYFILFLILSLFSVWTVGRLQIIDLLREARKQKIEPFAFTWLCVAGIGCIIAAYVLCFQVTIMNFIIYFLPIVGLTIGGTYLLFTQGSTVVLKALQKRKQSFYTYPNMFVLSNLIYKMKDNARFLFIISIITAVVSSAVGTLYVYYENMSAKTVELTPHAISYEEKGLNTHSLINEEKVQEIVKKHGFEDARKVTYVKLPATQKIMLFNSEREVPMTIISEKEYNAEVRKQKKEQITEVHNAPGSATMVMVDAANELMKIDRTKPYEFTINGQKQSVQLNEPTSYSVFNDSEYLIVNDQDFEKYAKLVPDEEKTKYYGYYIEDWKSTEDLVLDLKKQIAPEKQGELKNSVFAYKDIRESGAITMFIGFFVAVLFFFFACSMTYFKWFNDKEQDRIQFKSLKRIGMTDKEIRKIAIRQMGVIFFIPILIGTIHSGFALHTLGKMLYIDLWKSGAIVIGAYILASAIYFMIAQRGYLKHVKS; from the coding sequence ATGAACTTTCGCCAGCTCGCGCTTAACAATGTAAAAGGAAATTGGCGTAATTATAAAGCGTTCCTTATTAGTAGTTGTTTATCGATTGTCGTATTTTTCATGTACGCTTCCTTCATTTATCATCCAGATGTCGTAAGCGGTAATATTAGTATGAAGACGATGATTACAAAAGGGTTAGAATCAATGAATTATATCGTAGTCATCTTCTCAGCACTCTTTATTTTATATGCGAATTCAACGTTTTTACGAGCAAGAAAAAAAGAATTCGGTTTATTAACATTAATAGGTGGAACGAAGTCTCAGCTCGGCCGAATGATTATATTAGAGCAACTGATGTTAGGTAGTATTGCCATTGTAGTAGGTATTGGGATTGGAATGCTTTGTTCAAAACTTTTCTTCCAAGCACTCAGTGTCTTACTAAAAATTGATAAAACACTGCCGCTTGTGTGGAATGGAAAAGCAGTTCTTATTACAGCTGGTATATACTTTATCCTCTTTTTAATACTATCATTGTTTAGTGTTTGGACAGTAGGACGCTTACAAATTATTGATTTATTAAGAGAAGCAAGAAAACAAAAAATAGAGCCGTTTGCATTTACATGGTTATGTGTAGCCGGTATAGGATGTATCATTGCTGCATATGTCCTTTGCTTCCAAGTAACAATTATGAATTTTATTATATATTTCTTACCAATTGTAGGATTGACCATTGGCGGAACGTATTTACTATTTACGCAAGGAAGTACAGTCGTATTAAAAGCATTGCAAAAAAGAAAACAATCTTTTTATACGTACCCAAATATGTTCGTGCTTAGTAATCTTATTTATAAAATGAAAGATAATGCTCGTTTTCTATTTATCATTTCTATTATTACGGCGGTTGTTTCCTCAGCAGTTGGTACGCTTTATGTATATTATGAAAATATGAGTGCAAAAACGGTAGAGCTTACGCCGCATGCTATTTCATATGAGGAAAAGGGGTTAAATACGCATAGTCTTATTAATGAAGAAAAAGTACAAGAGATTGTAAAAAAACATGGGTTTGAAGATGCACGAAAAGTAACCTACGTAAAACTACCTGCAACACAGAAAATAATGTTGTTTAACAGTGAACGTGAAGTACCAATGACGATTATTTCAGAAAAAGAATATAACGCAGAAGTGCGTAAACAAAAGAAAGAGCAAATTACAGAGGTTCATAATGCGCCAGGTAGTGCGACGATGGTTATGGTTGATGCAGCAAATGAACTTATGAAAATAGATCGTACGAAACCGTATGAATTTACAATTAATGGACAAAAGCAGTCTGTTCAATTAAATGAGCCAACGTCATATTCTGTTTTTAACGATAGCGAATATCTCATTGTGAATGATCAAGATTTTGAGAAGTATGCAAAGCTCGTACCAGATGAAGAAAAGACGAAATATTACGGTTATTATATTGAAGACTGGAAAAGTACGGAAGACCTTGTGCTAGATTTGAAAAAGCAAATTGCACCAGAAAAGCAAGGAGAACTGAAAAATTCAGTGTTTGCTTATAAAGATATAAGAGAATCTGGAGCAATTACAATGTTCATCGGTTTCTTCGTAGCAGTATTGTTCTTCTTCTTCGCTTGTAGCATGACATACTTTAAATGGTTTAACGATAAAGAACAAGATCGTATTCAATTTAAGTCATTGAAAAGAATTGGTATGACTGATAAGGAAATCCGTAAAATTGCAATTCGGCAAATGGGCGTTATCTTCTTTATCCCAATCTTAATCGGTACAATTCATAGTGGATTTGCTCTTCATACGTTAGGGAAAATGCTTTATATCGATTTATGGAAATCAGGTGCGATTGTAATAGGGGCTTATATTTTAGCTTCTGCCATTTACTTTATGATCGCGCAAAGAGGATATTTAAAACACGTGAAAAGCTAG